In Rhodamnia argentea isolate NSW1041297 chromosome 1, ASM2092103v1, whole genome shotgun sequence, the genomic window tatgactaaattagtcaaattaaaaagtttgtgaTTGGATTGATGtccatataatagatttataattttttggtgatttttccaaaattatgaattttttattactcGAATATCATAATTATGTGGTCATTGCTATAGTTACATCGACTTGACTATTTTAGCCCACCATTTCAAGCAGATATAGCGTCACCTGTAAAAGGAACCGTTTCATAGGTGCTGATGACAAATCCTAATTATTCTGATAAAtcacgataaaaaaaattgaaataattattcttTTTAAGGAAGTTTTGTGAAAAAATCCGTTTAGGAAGAGTGTGTACGTCCAGAATTAAACTGCATAAATAGAACTTTatttctcttttacttttttaaaaatgagtTAATGAAGAAAATGATTCACCTCCTCTTTTCctccaaaaaattctagatgTTTGTGGAGAGGTGAACCGCTAATCTCTAGAATGATACAAGGGGAGGGAATCGTCTTCTAATAAAGGTTATAAATAGTCTAGTGTTCTTATTTATGTTTATGTATAAGAAGTTTTCCCATCCAATAATTAGAGAGGTGAAAACTAAAACTACATTGGACCACCTGGTTCGTCGGTGGTCTGTGTTATTTCAGTTCCTTTTTTGTAAAAGCTGTGCTTTTAGGGTGTGTTCGATAACATTTCTGTGGCCGGAAATAATTTctatttagaaatattttttttattcctattATCTAGACGAATTTTTTAGCAGAAAAATGCGTTTgttaactgcacaaaatttctaaaatagaaaaagaacataaatatattttggaacgaccctaaaaatttattttccgaattttttcATCTAATCATAAAGATATCATTGAAGACTTAACAATTCATGTTAGCATAAAATTGTACTTTTGTAAGGACTTATCTGATCAAGATATTACAAAATGGCCTTCGAAAATCTAACGTAGTAGTttgtaggggtgtcaaaaatacCGGAGCCGGCCCTACCCGACTCACAATTTTCAGGGTTTTCCGATTCAAGTCGGGCTGAGTAATGAGAATTTTGGGTAGTTTGACAATTCATGTcgggttttctttttccccacttcttcctcttcttcttgccTTCTCACGTCGATTCCCAAGACTCCTAAAAAAGCActataattaatcaaaatataatATCTGAAGATTAATCCAGAAATTGATAATATATTTCGCCCTTATCGTCGACTCTCACCACACCCATCTCCGATAAACAAAAAGTAGTACTAAATAAAGCTCAAGTATTAATATAATTCATACATGTAAATACAAAACATTCGAATATGAACTTAAGTgttcttttgttatttttcaattcttttatgtTGCCTATGAAATTTTCGAAGGCGTCTTCTATAAAATGCATCCGAGGTTGCTGAAACAAAAATCTTAATATAGAAttcaaaaaggaaatcaaatcaattattttaatgACAAGTATAATAAGGAAGCTAAAAGTATAAGTGATCTtctacaacaaaaaaaaaaaaaaaaaagatgaaccgaattgaaccaAAACCGGCTCAATTAGACTTGACCTAACAATTTAGGTATACGTGGGCTGGGTCGGGTTATAAtgagtttatttttctaaaataacattgtttctccttttgctcttagaaacaaaaaagtaattttttttcacttctcgtttttgttccaaatctaATCCCTAACCACTTATCTGATTCGGGaacagaaaaatgaatgaactgaCTTACGTACAcaaatagatttatttattttttctattttaaggaatgaaagaacagaaaaactgagaaatagaaatatttcCAAACATGCCCTTAGTTTCTGAAGCCATGGAAATAGACTTCTCCAAAAAGGAAATGCTGGCAGAAttcttcttgaaatttttgccAATATGAACACGTCATCCACGAAAGGATGAGTACTAAATTGGGTTGTGAGCTTGTGATCTGGGACGGTGATTAAAgaatgaattaatgaaaaagtcCTCGGCAGGTGAAGAGACAAGACAAAGCTTGGTCGTGTTTCATTTTCTTATGTTCCCATCCCATGCCACTGGACCGAAATGACGAGGCTGACCTCTTCCATTCCAAGTAATAACTACTTTGaatatcaaaatcaaaccaCCCTGTCCAGGTTTCTCTATGTCTTCGACTTTGAAATGCcactctctctgtttttctcaACCACCTCGGATCTTGTCCCGCTACTGAATCACCTGTCGATCTGTTCGCATCAAATGGTACAGTCTTGAACTCTCAGCATCGCCCGATGCGCTACTTGAATCTCCATGCTTTCCCTGCCGTTAATATTGGAAGCATTGCGCGAATGCAATGTTTCTGCATTCAAGTTCATTGCTTTCTGAGATTTGGTTCACGCCCATCTGATATTTCGGCCGGTTTCTTGCTGGGTTATGATTAAATAGTAATACGAGGCATTGAGAGATTCATCTAGCTTTGAGTTTATGGGGGGATCTTGCGGATTTGTTATCAGAATgtcaaatttggatttttgattACATTTCTACTTCGATTTGGCGATGATTTTGTGCGTTGAATGGACAGTAGTGCTATTGCAATGTTAGGCTAATGGTGTTTGATGGAATGGAACTTACTGGATCGATTGATGCATCTAAGTCCTTCGAGGAAAAGTGGTTTACGGGATGCTTGTATGCTAACAGCGTTTCCTATGGCAAGAGTGTCTATTGAATCTTGGTTCTATGGCTTTGTAAGATAATGCATACTTTCAACAGAAGTGCTTCCTTGAACCGCAGGGCCTTGACTATTGGAAGCCCAAGAGTTGGCCGACCCACTGTGGTTTCTCGGCACTATCATGTGCCTATTGTGATTGGGTTTCTGTTTACTTTCCTGTTGGCCATTTCTGCCAGCTATATTTTCGTGGTTCCTAGTCTGAAGCATACTTTCAATGGTGACACTAGTTCCCAGAGTAACGTGTCGATGAGTCTTTGCGATGTTTCTGATGGGGGTTGGATTCAGGATGATAGCTATCCATTGTACAATGCTTCGGAATGTCCTTTCGCTGAGCAAGGATTCAATTGCTTGGGTAATGGTAGGACAGATGATCAATATCTTAAGTGGAGGTGGAAGCCCAAGAACTGTGACGTTCCGAAATTTGATGTGCATGCCGTACTTGAGTGGCTGAGAAACAGAAGGCTTGTCTTTGTCGGTGATTCGATGAGCAGGTCACAGTGGGAGTCATTGATATGTTTGCTCATGACTGGAGTGGAGGATAAGAAGACTGTGTATGAATTAAATGGGAGTAAGATCACAAAGCGGATCAGATTCTTAGGTGTTCGCTTTAGTTCCTTCAACTTCACCGTTGAATTCTTTCGGTCTGTATTCCTGGTGCAACATGGTTGGATGCCTAGGTATGCACCAAGAAGGGTCAGATCAACGCTTAAATTGGACAAACTTGATGATATTAGTAGTCATTGGGTGGATACAGATGTTCTAATTTTCAACACGGGGCAGTGGTGGGTGCCAGGGAAGCTCTTTGAAACGTAAGTTTCTTGTCCTGTCATCAGCATAAGTGGTACTCAGACGCTCATTGATGTTGCACTGCTCTATTGTTGACAGCATCAAATGTtccaattttttgtgttttataCTCATGGTGAATCTCAAAAgatttcaaatgaaaaagatgcAACCCAAAGCTAGAAATTGGCAATGGTTTATCTCAGACAATTGTACATATCGTAGTTTCAACATTCATACATGGCAATAATTCTCTAAATAGCCAGCCACTTCTGTAGGCTCTTCCAAGCATTCACTCTTACTAAGACTGAGCTGTTTATTTGGTAGAGTCAAATTTTACCCCCAAAACATTATCTTTGTgtacttttgtcttttcttcttgcCTGTGGAGATCGCGGGGAATGCTTCCAATATTCAAGATTAGTGAAATGCAGCAAGTTTCACATATGATCTTGACAGATTACCCATCAGAAAGTACATAGACTTTGTGATCTTGCCCATTGTTCAGTCTATACTTCCTGCTATTCgttaattcttttttatctGATCTAACAGTTATGGCAGCCTGAATCGGATTCTGTACTAATATAGTTTCTCTATCATGACGATGATGTATAATAGAATTTTCCAACTAAGAATTTGTTTTCCAAGCTATTTCCGGCTAATATTTGTATATTTTGTCCACCTGTGGCCTTGTTCTCCATTGAACGCGTAATGCTCCTGAAGACTGGCAGCTTGCATTATCTTTGTCTCCATCTCCGATACTCTCCTATTGTACAGATGAAAAATAAGTCTTGCCAAATCAGCATTTCAACTGTGCTCTATCATCATAATCTGTTTTAGCATTTGCTTTGATTCTGAACTTTATGTTCGGCAGGGGTTGTTATTTCCAGGTCGGAAGTTCATTAAAGCTTGGAATGTCAATTCCTGGTGCTTTCAGAGTAGCACTTGACACTTGGGCATCGTGGGTCGAGAGAACAATTGACAGAAAACGAACAAGCGTCTTCTTCAGGACTTTTGAACCATCTCATTGGAGGTATTGCTTTATGATTAGATTTTTCTGTCTGATATTTTGTTGGAGATATGCTGCACCCTTGCCTTGCTTGGCAACTACTCTTATCTCTAAACAATGTTTCTTTGTTGGGAAATAAAAAACTCAAGTTTTGTCTTCAGAAGTGGGACTCTCCTTTCACTTCCTGTAATATCAAGCTTAGCCTATGATTCCAACTTTTCCATGTCAGAAGGATTGTTGTTACTGATAGATAACAAATGCCTGAAGGAGAAGTTTCATCTTTCTTCATAATCAATTGATTAAATTTGATTTATGAGGATGCCTGATTATATGGTCTAAAGAGAATGCTGGTCAAAAGCATAACTTACCAGTGTCACCTTTGCTCGGATAAATTTTAAGAGGTTCCATAATTAGTTTGTCATGCTGTTTTATTTTCATGCAAGACTCCATATCAACTTGGCCACGTCTTTTTTGTCTTTACATATGACTAATACCATATATCTCAGTACCAGTGACCAAAGAAGTAGATCTTGCAACGTGACTCAGTACCCCATCCTGGAAGCTAGCAGGAGAGACCAACATGTATTCGCAGACATTGCGGAGGAGGTGGTGAAGAACATGAGCTTTCCTATTACCCTTTTGCGCATTACATCGCTGTCAGCTTTCAGAATTGATGCACATGTGGGCAATTGGAGTGATAACCCATCTCTGCCCGACTGTAGCCATTGGTGTCTTCCGGGATTACCTGATATGTGGAATGAAATTCTTCTTTATTACATTCTTACTAACCATGAATCGCCTCTGTAGAGAGTGGCACCAGGGGGTCAGTTccgatctctctcttttcatttatCTCATGCTTTTGCTTGTTTGTTTCCTCTTGCCCCCTACTTGGAAATGAAGTTGGAATTAACCTTGTAAAGGAGAAGGTACCTTATGTAATGAGTACACCATGTGGGAGTGACATGTGGGTAATCACCACCGGTTATTCAAAAGTG contains:
- the LOC115726498 gene encoding protein trichome berefringence-like 7 isoform X2 produces the protein MHTFNRSASLNRRALTIGSPRVGRPTVVSRHYHVPIVIGFLFTFLLAISASYIFVVPSLKHTFNGDTSSQSNVSMSLCDVSDGGWIQDDSYPLYNASECPFAEQGFNCLGNGRTDDQYLKWRWKPKNCDVPKFDVHAVLEWLRNRRLVFVGDSMSRSQWESLICLLMTGVEDKKTVYELNGSKITKRIRFLGVRFSSFNFTVEFFRSVFLVQHGWMPRYAPRRVRSTLKLDKLDDISSHWVDTDVLIFNTGQWWVPGKLFETGCYFQVGSSLKLGMSIPGAFRVALDTWASWVERTIDRKRTSVFFRTFEPSHWSDQRSRSCNVTQYPILEASRRDQHVFADIAEEVVKNMSFPITLLRITSLSAFRIDAHVGNWSDNPSLPDCSHWCLPGLPDMWNEILLYYILTNHESPL
- the LOC115726498 gene encoding protein trichome berefringence-like 7 isoform X1; translation: MHTFNRSASLNRRALTIGSPRVGRPTVVSRHYHVPIVIGFLFTFLLAISASYIFVVPSLKHTFNGDTSSQSNVSMSLCDVSDGGWIQDDSYPLYNASECPFAEQGFNCLGNGRTDDQYLKWRWKPKNCDVPKFDVHAVLEWLRNRRLVFVGDSMSRSQWESLICLLMTGVEDKKTVYELNGSKITKRIRFLGVRFSSFNFTVEFFRSVFLVQHGWMPRYAPRRVRSTLKLDKLDDISSHWVDTDVLIFNTGQWWVPGKLFETGCYFQVGSSLKLGMSIPGAFRVALDTWASWVERTIDRKRTSVFFRTFEPSHWSTSDQRSRSCNVTQYPILEASRRDQHVFADIAEEVVKNMSFPITLLRITSLSAFRIDAHVGNWSDNPSLPDCSHWCLPGLPDMWNEILLYYILTNHESPL